GTACTGGACCTTGTAGACCGGGTTCTTGTCGCTCTGGTCCAGCGCCAGGTCGATGTCGAAGGTGAGCTGGGCCTCGGCGCGGCGCATCAGGAAGAAGTAGCGCGCCACGTCCACCCCCACCTCGTCGTACAGCTCGCGCAGGGTCACGTAGTCGCCCGCGCGCTTGCTGAACTTGACCTCCACGCCGCCGCGCAGCGCCAGCACCATCTGGTGCAGCACGTACTCGGGATAGCCGGCGGGGAGCCCCAGCGCCTGCAGCCCGGCGCGGACGCGGGCCACGGTGCCGTGGTGGTCGCTCCCCTGCACGTTCACCACGCGGTGGAAGCCGCGCTCCCACTTCGACAGGTGGTAGGCGACGTCGGGGAGGAAGTAGGTCGGGTGGCCGGTCCCCTTCACCATCACCCGGTCCTTGTCGTCGCCGAACTCCGTCGTGCGGAGCCAGACGGCGCCGTCCTTCTCGTAGACGTATCCCGTCTCGCGCAGCCGGCGGATCGTCTCCTCCACCTGCCCCGAGGTGTAGAGCGACGACTCCAGGAAGAACTCGTCGAAGTGCACGCGGAAGCCGTCGAGGTCGCGGTTCTGCTCGGCCCGGAGACGGGCGACGGCGAAGCGGCGCATCTCGTCCATCGCCGCGTCGCTCTCGTCGCCCTTCCAGCGCGCGCCGTGCTCGGCCACCAGTTCGCGCGCGATCTCGCGGACGTACTCGCCGTGATAGCCGTCGTCGGGGAAGGCGGCGCCGCCGCCCAGCTCCTGCTGGTAGCGCGCCCAGACGCTGCGGGCCAGGCGCATGATCTGCTCGCCTGCGTCGTTGTAGTAGAACTCGCGGTGCACGCGCCACCCGGCCCACGCCAGCAGCTCGCTCACCGCGTCGCCCAGCGCGGCCTGGCGGCCGTGGCCGATGTGCAGCGGCCCCGTGGGGTTGGCCGAGACGAACTCCACCATCACCGCCCTGCCGGCGCCGTCGTCCGACCGGCCATAGGCGTCGCCGGCGGAGAGGATCGACGCCAGCCCGGCGGCCAGGTAGTCGGTCGCCAGGCGGAAGTTGATGAAGCCGGGCCCCGCCACCTCCACCGCGCGCACGCCGGCAGCCGCCGCGTCGATGCGCTGCGCCAGCTCGTCGGCGATCTGGCGCGGCGCCTTCCGCAGCGGCTTGGCCAGCGTGAGGGCGACGTTGGTGGCCCAGTCGCCATGGTCGGGGTTGCGCGGGCGCTCGAGGGCAATGGGGTGGCCCTCGTCCACCCCCATCTCGCGCAGCACGCGCCGGAGCTCGGCCTGCAGCTGGTCGGTGGCCATCACTCCGCCTTCGGCGCGGGCTTGCTCTCGCTCTTCGCCGCCGGCTTCGAGTCCGACACCGGCTTCGCGTCGGACTTCGTGTCGGATGAAGAAGACGAGCCGCCCTTGTCGGCCTCGGCGGCCTTCTTGTAGCCCTCGCCGCGATAGTCGGTGATGTAGAAGCCGCTTCCCTTGAACAGCAGCCCGGCGCCGGCGGACAGCAGGCGCTGCGACGAGGCGCCGCAGCTCGGGCACTCGGCCACGGGCTCGTCGCTCATCTTCTGGAACTTCTCGAACTCGGTCCCGCACTCGGGACAGCGGTAATCGTAGGTCGGCATGGTCGTGCTGGTACGTCGGCCAATCCAGTGCGAATCGGTCGCAAACCCGAGAAAGCTAACCCTCCGCTGCAACCGCTGCAACGGAGGGAGGATGCGTTTTGTCCTGTCCCGCGGTCGCGCAGAGATCGAAGGATGCGACTGAAGTCGCGGCTACGACGACACGCAGTCCGCCTTCGCGGACTCCATCCGGCGCGAGGGTCGATCTCGTGCTTCTACGCCACGCCCGCGGCGACCTTCTGCGGGGAGAACGCGGCGTCGAGGATCATCTCCTCGTCGCCGGGGTCGTTCCAGCCGCCGCCTACGGGGTCGCCCCACTCCACGTGCGTCTCGCCGACGATGAAGGGCTGCATCCAGAACAGCCGCGTGCCGTAGCGGCAGCGCGCCTCGGCGATCAGCACCGGACCGTCGGCGTTCTCGGCCTCGAAGGCCAGGAGCAGGCAGTCGGGCTTCTTGGTGGCCGCGAACCGCGCGATGGCGCCCGACAGCACGTCGGGCGACACGCCGCCGTATCCCGAGGGAACGGGAATGCCGAGGGTGCGGAACTCGGGCGTGGCGTGCCCCGGGCGCTCGTGCACGCTCCGGATGCGGGGAGGAGTGTCACTGCCGTCCATTCGGGAACGGCTGAGGTCATCGCGGACTTCGTCCAGCAGGCGCGTGGCGAACCCCAGCACGCGCTCCATCTGGTGGATCCTGCTTCGAGGCACTGCAATCTCCCTGCATCCCTGCCATGCACGTCACGACGGATTAGGCACGCTCTCCGGCCCGCCCGACCCGTCCCCCCGCCACCGTCCGGAAGGATGCATATCGGCTGCCATGAGCACGCGCTCAGCACCCCATGCACGCATCGTTCCCAAACGTTTCCGTGCGGGTCAAGTTGTTCTTGGAAGATGAGTTAGATGGAGATGCAACAAACTGCAGTTTTCGCTCCGGCGGGATCCTTGCCGGCGGAACAGATGGTGGGCGGAGAACGTGCCGGAAGGAGGATCTGGAGATCAGGGAGAGTGCCGTCAGGCGCGGCGGCGGGCGGCCTCCTCCACGGCGCGGCGGAGGCGCGGCCAGACGCCGGTGGCGTAGCGCAGGAAGTTGGCGCGCTCGTCGGGAAGCTCGGCCAGGAACGCCCAGGCGCTGAGCGAGCCCTTGCGCGCGTTGCAGGCCTTGCAGGCGGTGACGAGGTTGCCCTCGGAGTTGTCGCCGCCGCGCATGCGTGGCTGCACGTGGTCCAGCGACAGCTGCTCGGGCGGGTAGACGCCGGCGCAGTACACGCAGCGGAACCCGTCGCGCGCGAACACCCGGTCCCGTACCCTGAGGTCGGCGCCGTTCGCGTCTCCCTGCCCCATCATCATCATGCAGCCGCTTCTCCGTTCGGGTGAATCGCCGGGCCGCAACTTTCGCACGCGGTGTCCCGTAGTCCGCTCACGGATGTCCCACCCGTTCGATGGAGACGCGAGATGAACGTGGGTGACGGCCTCGAGTTCCTCGGCAACCTGGGCGCCTTCTGGCGCTTCGTGTTCTCCGCCAGGTTCCGCGGGACCTGGCTGAACAAGTTCGCCAGGGCGCGCCGCTTCGACCGATTCATGATGGCGGTGGAGGGCGCCGTCGCCACGTTCTGCGGCGTGATCCTGCCTGTGGCCGTGCTCGTCCGCATCGCGGCCTGAATCACACCCCTGCCGGTAGAACTTGATTTCACGCAGAGTCAGCAGGGTCCAGCGGTTTGTTGACTGCTTACCCTGCTGACTCTGCGTGAGCCCTTCTTTTCGAGATCTCGATCCCCCCGCTACTCCTTCTCGACCACGTACCCCGCGCCCGAGAGCTTGCCGACGATCTCGTCGACGTGGTCGCGGCCGCGCGTCTCCAGCGTCAGCGCAATCTCGGCCTCGGTCACCCACACCTCGCCGTGGCCGCGGCGGTGCTCGAGGGAAACGATGTTCGCGCCGCTCTCGGCCAGCGCCGCCGTGAGGGCGGCCAGCGCGCCGGGACGGTCCTTCACGCGCACGTTCAGGTGCGCCATCCGCCCGTCCTTCAGCAGCCCGCGCTCGATGATGCGCGACACCAGCGTCACGTCCACGTTCCCGCCGGAGAGCAGCATCACCACGTTCTTCCCCACCAGCCCGCCCAGGTGCCCGTAGACCGCGGCCGCCACCGACGCCGCCGCGGCGGGCTCGGCCACCGTCTTCTCGCGCTCCAGCAGCAGGAGCACGGCCGACGAGATCTCCTCCTCGTCCACCGCCACCAGCTCGTCCACGTAGCGCTCGATCAGCCCGAAGGTCGTCTCGCCTACCACGCGCACCGCGATCCCGTCCGCGATGGTGTCCGCCGGCGGGATGGTGACGCGGCGGCCGGCCTCGCGCGCCTTCAGCGCCGCGGGAAGCACGGACGACTCCACGCCGACGACGCGCACGCCGGGGCGCGTCTCCTTGATGGCCATCGCGATCCCCGAGATCAGCCCGCCGCCGCCCACGGGGACCACGACGACGTCCATCTCCGGGCACTGCTCCAGCAGCTCGAGGCCGATGGTGCCCTGCCCCGCGATCACCGTCTCCATGTCGAAGGGGTGGATCAGCGCCTGCCCCTCGGCCTCGCGGATCTCCAGCGCGCGCGCCATGGCCTCGTCGTACACCGAGCCGTGCAGCACCACGCGCGCGCCGTAGCGCCGGGTGTTCGTCACCTTGATCAGCGGCGTGCGCTCGGGCATCACGATGGTGGCGGGGATCCCCAGCCGCTGCGCGTGGAAGGCGACGCCCTGCGCGTGGTTTCCCGCGCTGGCCGCGATGACGCCGCGCTGCCGCTGGTCTTCGGGAAGCGAGAGCATGCTGTTCAGCGCGCCGCGCTCCTTGAACGAGCCGGTGCGCTGCAGGTTCTCGAACTTGAAGAACGCCGTCCCCCCGAACATCTCGCCGAAGGCCTCGCTCGGTGTGCAGGGGGTCAATACCAGCCGTCCGCCGATCCGCTCGCGGGCGGCGTGGATGTCGTCCAGTCGCAGCATCGACACGATGGAAAGATGGAGACGGGAAAGTTGCCGGATCGTACGTGAGGTGATAACCTCTCCGCTCGCGGCGGGCAAGGAGCCGGCCGGATCTTCGCCGCTCCGCACCGACCGTGACCGACGCCCGCATCGCCGCGCTCGAAGCCGCCCTGGCGTCGCGGCCGCCCTTCCGCGCCCCGCCCGAAGCGGCCGCCGCGCGCGCCGCCGTGGCGCTCCTGCTGCGGGTGGGCGGCGAGGGGGTGGAGCTGCTGCTGATCCGCCGCGCCGAGCGCGAGGGCGACCCCTGGTCGGGGCACATGGCGCTCCCCGGCGGCCGCCGCCAGGCGGAGGATGCCGACATGCAGGCCACCGCCGCCCGCGAGACGCGCGAGGAGGTGGGGATCGACGTTTCCACCGGCCGCCTGCTGGGCGAGCTGGACGAGCTGGCGCCGCGCTCGGCGCGAATCCCCAGCATCGTGGTGTCGCCCTTCGTCTACCACGTGGCCGGCGACGCGGAGGCCGCGCCGAACCACGAGGTGCAGGAGGCGGTGTGGGTGCGCGTCGGCGAGCTGCTGCACCCCGACGCGGCGGCCGAGTACCTGCACGAGCTGGCCGAGGGAAAGACGCTCACCTTCCCCGCCTTCGACGCGCGCGGCTACGTGGTGTGGGGGATGACGCACCGCATCCTCACCGGCTTCCTGGAGCTGTACGCGCAGGCCGCCGGCGAGGGCGCCAGCTGATCCGCCGCTGGCCTGTTTTGGCCGGAGGGTTGCGTAGACACCGTCGCCCTGGGACATTGTGGACGACGCGGGTGAATGCGGTAAACGGCGGCCGCGCGCGGGGCCGGATTGATGCAGCAGATTTGCAGGTGACGGACGAAACCATGCCGGGGCCCATGCCAGGAGAAGCGTTCACGCTGCAGCTGACCCCCCGCCAGGCCGAGGCGCTCCGCGCGCTGGCCGCGCTCGAGGAGCTGCCGCCCGAGGTCTACGCCGCCGAGGTGCTGGTGAAGCACCTCTACCACGCGTACACTCCCCAGGCCGCCGCGCGCGCCGCCGGGTTCCCGCCCCCGGCCGGCGCGCAATAGGCCGGCCGATCATCATCCCACACGGCTTCATCGCGATGGAAACCAGCTCGTACGACTTTCTCAAGCGCCTCCTTGACGCCCCCGGCCCGTCGGGGTTCGAGACCGAGGCCGCGCGCGTGTGGCGCGCCGAGGCCGAGGCGTTCGCCGACGCCGTGGACGTGGACGTGGCGGGAAACAGCGCCGCGACCGTCGGCGCCGGGCGGCCGCGGGTGATGCTGGCCGGCCACGTCGACGAGATCGGCGTGATGGTCACGCACGTGGACGACGACGGCTTCCTGTACGTGGACGGGATCGGGGGATGGGACCCGCAGGTGCTGATCGGGCAGCGCATCCGCTTCCTCACCCGCGGCGGCCACGTGGTGGGGGTGATCGGGAAGAAGCCGATCCACCTGATGAAGCCGGACGAGAAGGAGAAGGCGGCCAAGCTGCAGGACCTGTGGGTGGACGTGGGCGCGAAGGACCGCGCCGCGGCGCTCGAGCGCGGGATCCGCGTGGGCGACCCCGGCGTCGTCGACTGCACGCTCGTCGAGCTGGGCGGCGGGATGATCGCCTCGCGCGCGGTGGACAACCGCATCGGCGCGTTCGTGGTGCTCGAGGTGCTGCGCGCGCTCGCGCAGGGCGATCCCCCCTCCGCCGAGGTGATCGCCGTGGCCACCACGCAGGAGGAGATCGGCTACCACGGCGGCGGCGCGCGGGTGAAGGCGTTCGCGCTCGATCCGCAGATCGCCATCGCGGTCGACCTCACCTTCAGCAGCGACGCGCCGGGGATCGAGAAGAAGCAGGTGGGCGAGCACAAGCTGGGAAGCGGCCCGGTGCTGGCGCGCGGCTCCGCCATCCACCCGCTGATGTTCGAGCGGCTGGCCGAGACGGCGGAGCGCGAGGGGATCCCCTTCACCCTCCAGGCGCAGCCGCGCTTCACCTCCACCGACGCCGACGCAATCTACCTGCAGCGCGCCGGCATCCCCACCGCGGTGGTCTCCATCCCCAACCGCTACATGCACTCGCCCAACGAGGTGGTGGCGCTCGAGGACATCGACGCCACGATCAGGCTCATCGCCGCCTTCTGCCACGGCCTGCGCGAGGGCGACGAGTTCATCCCGCGGTGACGCATGGCCGGGGATCGGCGGGAGAAAAGAGCCACGGGGAACAGGGGAACGTTCCCGGTGGCTCTTCGTCTTTCGCGCGATCGGGCCGGCCCCCTCCCATCGCGAAAAGGCCCGGTGGGCGACCTGCCGCCGGGCCCCTTCGCCTCGACCTGCCCGCGACGTTCAGGCGCGCGGAGCCGCCACGGCGCGCACCAGCACGCGCCTGATGCGGGTCGGCGCCGCCGCCCGCGGGCGCCCTCCCAGGCCCTCGGGAACGAAGGTCACCATCAGGTGGCTCCCCGTCACCCGCGCGCCGGCGGTGCGGGTCAGGTCGGTGATGTCGGCCGCCACCGTGTAGCCGTTGGCGGCGGCGGCGCGGTCGTGCCTCAGTTTGGAGATGATCTCGAAGAAGTCCAGCGTGCCGATGTAGGCGGGGTGCGGGTTTTCGGGGTCGAGCGTACGGGGGGCCTCGCCCGGCGCCAAGCCCAAGTAGATGTGGTACGCCACCCCCGGGTTCCGGTCCACGCGGATCCCCTCCAGCCGCAGCTCGATGCGGCGGCCGGCGCCCCCGGCGCTCAGCGCCTCGCGCAGCCCGCCGCTCACCGCCAGCTCCACGCTCACCGGGGCGCTTCCCAGCGTGGCTCCCTGCGCCGCCACGGCCATCGGCTCGACCGCGCTCAGCGGCGGCAGGTGCGGCGCCGAGAGCACGAGCTGCCGGCGCACGATCCGGAGGCTGGTGCACTGGTAGACGGGGAGCGCGTCGTAGCGGTAGTTGAGCTGGGCGACGATGTCCAGGATCTGCGCGCCTTTCAGCGTCACCTGCACCGGCGTGCCGGTGCTGCTCACGTCGAAGAAGGTGAACGCCGTGTTCATCCACGTGCTGTTGCCGGTGGGGTTGGCGCGGCCGCCGCCCAGCGCCAGCCACCCCTCCCACAGACGGTCCACGTTGCAGTGGTGGGTCCAGAAGAGCGGGTCCTGCGCGGCGGTGTTGGGGTCGCCCATCCACCCGCCCACGCTGGAGTGCACGCGGTTGTGCGGCACCAGCTCCAGCTGCCCGTACACGCTGGCGAAGTGGGTGGGCACCGACACGATGCCGCCTCCGAAGCTGGACGAGGGCGGCTGCCCCGTGGCGGGAAGGAAGGGGATGAGCGAGTACGCCGTGCAGTGGTCTACCGAGCTGACCGGGAGCTCGGCGCCGTCGTTGATCCCGGGGCCGCGCTGCGACACGTACAGCGAGTTGGAGGTCGAGGCCGGGTTGCGGTACGGCGTGGGGATGGCGCGGTTGGCGTTGGGCTCGTACGGCCAGTACGGCTGTACGAGCTTCTGGCTGGACGAGGCCGCGCGCAGGATGCGGT
This window of the Longimicrobium sp. genome carries:
- the argS gene encoding arginine--tRNA ligase, with product MATDQLQAELRRVLREMGVDEGHPIALERPRNPDHGDWATNVALTLAKPLRKAPRQIADELAQRIDAAAAGVRAVEVAGPGFINFRLATDYLAAGLASILSAGDAYGRSDDGAGRAVMVEFVSANPTGPLHIGHGRQAALGDAVSELLAWAGWRVHREFYYNDAGEQIMRLARSVWARYQQELGGGAAFPDDGYHGEYVREIARELVAEHGARWKGDESDAAMDEMRRFAVARLRAEQNRDLDGFRVHFDEFFLESSLYTSGQVEETIRRLRETGYVYEKDGAVWLRTTEFGDDKDRVMVKGTGHPTYFLPDVAYHLSKWERGFHRVVNVQGSDHHGTVARVRAGLQALGLPAGYPEYVLHQMVLALRGGVEVKFSKRAGDYVTLRELYDEVGVDVARYFFLMRRAEAQLTFDIDLALDQSDKNPVYKVQY
- a CDS encoding FmdB family zinc ribbon protein → MPTYDYRCPECGTEFEKFQKMSDEPVAECPSCGASSQRLLSAGAGLLFKGSGFYITDYRGEGYKKAAEADKGGSSSSSDTKSDAKPVSDSKPAAKSESKPAPKAE
- a CDS encoding HNH endonuclease signature motif containing protein → MMMMGQGDANGADLRVRDRVFARDGFRCVYCAGVYPPEQLSLDHVQPRMRGGDNSEGNLVTACKACNARKGSLSAWAFLAELPDERANFLRYATGVWPRLRRAVEEAARRRA
- the ilvA gene encoding threonine ammonia-lyase, whose protein sequence is MLRLDDIHAARERIGGRLVLTPCTPSEAFGEMFGGTAFFKFENLQRTGSFKERGALNSMLSLPEDQRQRGVIAASAGNHAQGVAFHAQRLGIPATIVMPERTPLIKVTNTRRYGARVVLHGSVYDEAMARALEIREAEGQALIHPFDMETVIAGQGTIGLELLEQCPEMDVVVVPVGGGGLISGIAMAIKETRPGVRVVGVESSVLPAALKAREAGRRVTIPPADTIADGIAVRVVGETTFGLIERYVDELVAVDEEEISSAVLLLLEREKTVAEPAAAASVAAAVYGHLGGLVGKNVVMLLSGGNVDVTLVSRIIERGLLKDGRMAHLNVRVKDRPGALAALTAALAESGANIVSLEHRRGHGEVWVTEAEIALTLETRGRDHVDEIVGKLSGAGYVVEKE
- a CDS encoding CoA pyrophosphatase; translated protein: MTDARIAALEAALASRPPFRAPPEAAAARAAVALLLRVGGEGVELLLIRRAEREGDPWSGHMALPGGRRQAEDADMQATAARETREEVGIDVSTGRLLGELDELAPRSARIPSIVVSPFVYHVAGDAEAAPNHEVQEAVWVRVGELLHPDAAAEYLHELAEGKTLTFPAFDARGYVVWGMTHRILTGFLELYAQAAGEGAS
- a CDS encoding M42 family metallopeptidase codes for the protein METSSYDFLKRLLDAPGPSGFETEAARVWRAEAEAFADAVDVDVAGNSAATVGAGRPRVMLAGHVDEIGVMVTHVDDDGFLYVDGIGGWDPQVLIGQRIRFLTRGGHVVGVIGKKPIHLMKPDEKEKAAKLQDLWVDVGAKDRAAALERGIRVGDPGVVDCTLVELGGGMIASRAVDNRIGAFVVLEVLRALAQGDPPSAEVIAVATTQEEIGYHGGGARVKAFALDPQIAIAVDLTFSSDAPGIEKKQVGEHKLGSGPVLARGSAIHPLMFERLAETAEREGIPFTLQAQPRFTSTDADAIYLQRAGIPTAVVSIPNRYMHSPNEVVALEDIDATIRLIAAFCHGLREGDEFIPR
- a CDS encoding tyrosinase family protein, with the protein product MADTRKMERRDFLKTAAAVALSGSVLSELEAQPRPWETEQTVWVRRSINSFTSAEIDELRKAVTAMQSRPSTNPLSWAYQAAIHGTYASGSYTAWNTCQHGSYFFLSWHRMYLYYFDRILRAASSSQKLVQPYWPYEPNANRAIPTPYRNPASTSNSLYVSQRGPGINDGAELPVSSVDHCTAYSLIPFLPATGQPPSSSFGGGIVSVPTHFASVYGQLELVPHNRVHSSVGGWMGDPNTAAQDPLFWTHHCNVDRLWEGWLALGGGRANPTGNSTWMNTAFTFFDVSSTGTPVQVTLKGAQILDIVAQLNYRYDALPVYQCTSLRIVRRQLVLSAPHLPPLSAVEPMAVAAQGATLGSAPVSVELAVSGGLREALSAGGAGRRIELRLEGIRVDRNPGVAYHIYLGLAPGEAPRTLDPENPHPAYIGTLDFFEIISKLRHDRAAAANGYTVAADITDLTRTAGARVTGSHLMVTFVPEGLGGRPRAAAPTRIRRVLVRAVAAPRA